The sequence below is a genomic window from Streptomyces sp. V1I1.
ATCCCCAACCAGATCGGCGTGCTGTACGACACCGCCGTGACCGAGTCGGGTCCGGCCGGCTGGGACCCGCTGTGGATCATGCTGGGCGTGACGGCGGCGGCACTGGCCGGCGCGTACGCCTCGCTCAAGGCGCGCGACGTCTAAAGGCACGCGACGTCCAAAGGCACGCGAGGCTCCTGGAGCCTCAGTACTTCGGCGCGTTACGGGACCGCTGCACCCGCGTGGTGCGGCGGTCCTTCGCGTTCCAGCACGCCTTGTGCCAGTGCCGCCGGTCCTCGATGCCGCCGTGCTCCGGCCAGGCCACCACATGCGGGACGCCCGAGGGGATCTCCTGGTCGCAGCCGGGGCAGCGGTACCGCTTGCCGGCGGCACTTGCGCCGGCGACATGGCGGACCGACCACTCCTCGCCCTGCCAGGACTCGCTCCGGCCGAAGCCGCCGTACCTGTCGCCCGGCTCGCCGGGCTGCTCGGTGGGCTTCTCGCCGCCTCGGGGGCGGTTGCGGCGCGGGGACACGTGACACCTCACGGGGCAAGTCCGGACAGTTCCCATCCAGCCTACGGGCCGCAGTCCGGGGTACACGTACCGCACAGCGTGAGACCGTGGCACCCATAGGGGCCAGTTACCGGAAAATCGCAACAACTTCACGAATGGCCGTGCCTTTGGCACGTGTCAGACGTTGTTGCCGTAGGGGGAGTGACGCGTCGGCCGCAAGGAGGCAATAGGCGATGCGCGTGGGAACTTTCGTACTGGCGGCCC
It includes:
- a CDS encoding ATP/GTP-binding protein translates to MSPRRNRPRGGEKPTEQPGEPGDRYGGFGRSESWQGEEWSVRHVAGASAAGKRYRCPGCDQEIPSGVPHVVAWPEHGGIEDRRHWHKACWNAKDRRTTRVQRSRNAPKY